The window GACCTCCTTCTCGTACTGTTTGATCTTGGCGAGGTTCCACGAACGCTCCTTCTTGAGGCGCGTCATCAGCGAATCGGCGCGTTCGCGTTCGAAGTTCAGCCCGGCGGAGATCGAGTCGTTCGAGATTTGCAGTTCGTCGTAGTCGGTCATCAGGCGTCCCAGGTCGTTCTGGATCGAATCGCGGTCGGCCTGCAACAGTTCGTTGTCGAGCATCTGTTGGCGGTGGATGCTGAAATAGAGCACCGAGATCGCCACCAGGATCACCGAAAGGATGATGATGACGATGCGGTAGCCGCGGATCGACTTCCCGGCATCGGGCTGCGGGTTCATGTAATCGTCGTCTTCGAATTCCGAAGGGTCGTATCCCTGTCTGTTTTCCATAAAAGTTGAGTTGCTTTTCTTCGCTTTCGTTCCGCTAATATACGAAAAAAATTATTTCATCAGGCTCGACACCGGATATTTGAGCCCCTTGTAGCCCGAAATGTAGGCGTTGATGCTGCCGACCTTGACCGGCGATTCGATGTAGAGCGGGATTTTGTTCTCGTCGTCGGAGATCCAGATCGTGAAGATCGTGCCGTCGGTGAACGAATATCCCTCGGTGGTTCCCAGCTGACATTCGAATTTCAGCGTCCGGAAGCGTCCCATGTTGCGGATCTTCTTGTTCTCGCGCCCCAGATAGCGGTAGTGCAGGTGGCGGATGGTGTCTTGCAGGACCATTTGCAGGGTGGCGGGCTCTCCGACGCGGAAATCCTCGGCCGTGGCCGAACGCAGGCTGAAGAACAGCGCGATGGGGTCCATGCTCTCCTGCGTGAGGCGCATCTGCTTTTCGTTGAAGGGATTCTTGCGGCTGCGCCAGCGGGTGTGGATGGTCGAGTCGGGCCAGACGTAGGTGTAATAGCTCTGGAAGGTGTAGTCGCCCTCGCGGATGTCGCTCTCGAAGCGCACGGGGCGCAGCGAGGCGGTGTCGATCCACACCGTGTAAATGTCTTCGAGGTTGAAGAACCATCGGTAGGTGGGCAGCGTGCGGCCGATGCCTTCGACCTTGTAGCGGGTCTGGCCGTCGGCGTTCTCTTCGGAGGTCTTGACCTCCACGGCGCCGACCTCCGTGTTGGGGAACATCTTGGCCTTGTAGCTCACGCGGTAGAAGAGCTGTTCGCCCGGATGGTAGAGCTGCGCGGCGAGGGGCGAGGCTGCGGCGAGCAGGAGTATGAGGGTCAGGAAACGTTTCATCGGTGGAATTTTACGAGATAAGACAGGGTTGTGTTGACGGTTTGTGATTGGATAACGTTCGTTGGGTGTTCCATATTACGAAATACGTGAAAAATCAATCTCTTCGCGGCCCGAGTAGCGCCGTCTCAGGGCTTCGAGCCCCCGGTTGGCAGGATGTGCCAGCGCGGGGTCCGCAGCGAGAATCCCGGCCGCGGCCTCGCGCGAGACGGTGAGTATCTGCACGTCGGCCGTCGGACTGGCGATTTTCAGATCAAATGCCATGCCGCTCTGCATCGTGCCGTTGATGTCGCCCGAGCCCCGCAGTTTGAGGTCGAGTTCCGCGAGCCGGAAGCCGTCGTTGGTTTCGCACATCGCATCGAGCCGCGCCCGCGATTCGCGCGAGAGCTTCTCGCCCGACATCAGGATGCAGTAGGACTGTTCGCCGCCGCGGCCCACGCGCCCGCGCAGCTGGTGGAGCTGCGAGAGCCCGAAGCGTTCGGCCGATTCGATGACCATGACCGTGGCGTTGGGCACATCGACGCCCACCTCGATCACCGATGTCGCCACGAGGATCTGGGCCTCGCCCGACTTGAACTGGCGCATCGACTCCTCCTTGTCGGCGGGCTTCATCTTGCCGTGGCAGATCGCCGTGACGTACTGCGGCAGCGGAAAATCCCGCGAGATGGCTTCGTAGCCGTCCGTGAGGTCCTTGTAGTCCATCGCCTCGGACTCCTTGATGAGCGGGTAGACGACGTAGATCTGCCGGCCCTTGGCGATCTCCTTCCGCATGAACCCGAAGAGTTTCAGCCGTGCGGCGTCCGTGTAGTGGAACGTTTTGATCGGACGGCGCCCCGGGGGCAGTTCGTCGATCACCGACACGTCGAGGTCGCCGTACATGGTCATGGCCAGCGTGCGGGGGATCGGCGTGGCGGTCATCACGAGGATGTGGGGCGGCTGTTCGTTCTTGGTCCAGAGCCGCGCGCGCTGCTCCACGCCGAAGCGGTGCTGTTCGTCGATGACGACGAATCCCAGGTTGGCGAACCGCACGCGGTCCTCGATCAGCGCATGGGTGCCGATCAGGATGTCCACCTCGCCCGAGGCGATGCCTTCGAGGGCCGTCCGGCGCTCTTTGGCTTTCGACGCGCCGGTCAGGATCGCGGTTTTCACATCCATCCCTTCGAGCATCCGGCAGATCGTGGCGAAGTGCTGACGGGCGAGTATCTCGGTCGGAGCCATCATGCAGGCCTGGTAGCCGTTGTCCACGGCCAGCAGCATCGTCATCAGCGCCACGAGGGTCTTGCCGCTGCCGACATCGCCTTGCAGCAGGCGGTTCATCTGGAATCCCGTCACGGTGTCCTGCCGGATCTCCTTGATGACCCGTTTCTGGGCTCCGGTCAGCGGGAAGGGGAGTTTTTCGTTGTAGAAGGTGTTGAATACGCCTCCGACCTTCGGGAAGAGGAACCCGTTGCTCTTGGCGAGGCGTTCGGTGCGCCGCTGCTGGATGTTGAGCTGCACGCCCAGCAGTTCGTCGAACTTCAGGCGATACTGGGCCTGCCGCAGCAGCTCCTGCGACTGGGGGAAATGGACGTTGTAGATGGCTTCGCGGAGCGGGATCAGCCCGTATTTGGCGCGGACGGCCTCGGGCATCGGGTCCGCGATGCGGTCTTTGGCCAGCGCCCAGGCATTGCAGATGATCTGATACATGCCCTTCGCGCCCAGCACGTTGCCGAGCTTCTCGGTCGAGGGGTAAATGCCCTGCATGCCGCTCTCGGCCTTGCGCGAAAGTGCCTGTTCCATAGTTTCCAGCTCGGGATGCGCCATCGACAGCTCGCCGCGGTAGAACGACGGACGCCCGAAGACGAGGTATTCGCGGCCGACCTCGATCCGTTTCTCGATCCACTTGACGCCCTGGAACCACACCAGTTCGGCCGATCCCGTGGGGTCCTGAACGAAGGCCGTGAAGCGGCGTTTGCGCCCCGTGCCGGCATAGGCCACGCCCGTCACGCGGGCCCGGAACTGGACGTAGGAGAGTCCCGCCGCATCGGTGATCTCCGAAATGCGGTAGACGCGCGTGCGGTCGATGTAACGGAACGGATAGTGGCTGAGCATGTCGCCCAGCGTGCGGATTCCCAGCTCCCGTTCGAGGAGTTTGGCCCGGGCTTCACCGACGCCCGCTACGAATTTGATATCGTTGTCGAGTATATCCACCGGGGCAAATATAGTGAAAGTCGAGTGCAATGCCAAACTTGTTTGAGCATTGCCGAGACGCAACCTGTATTCTGTGAATATACGAAAAGTCGGACGCAATGCAAACCCGATCAGGCTCTGCCGGGGCGTATTTTCTGTTCCGGAAGGCGCTGCGGGCGCTTATTCCTTCTTTTCGAGCGCCGCATCGACGCCCGAGCGGGAGAAGGTGCCTTCGTACCAACCCTTGCCCTTCCCCGTGCGGTCGGCTTCGGTAAATTCCACGGTCACTTTCTTTTCGGTAAATTCGCCGCCGTTTTCCGGTCCGTCGATGTCGGTGAAGGTCAGCGTCGTTTGGCGGAAGGACCACTCCCTGCCCGAAAGCTCGTAGGAGCCGTCGCTTCCCGACGTTACGGGACCGGCGTCCTGGCTGCCGACCTCGATGCCCTTGACGGGGGCGCCCTCCTTGTCGGTCACTTTGCCCTTGACCTTGTAGTCGAAGTACGGGGTGCCGTACATGTCGACCGTTCTTTTGTTTTCGCAGGCCGTTGCGAACCCGAGCAGCGATGCGGCTGCCAGCAGCAGTTTCTCTTTCATGACGCCGACATTTTGGTTTCTCGAAATATAGCGTTTTTTTCGCGGTTCGCCAAATCCTTGCTATCTTTGCATGCAAATCGGAAAACAGATGAATCTTTCGGAATTCAGGCGCCGCCCGGCGTGCGAAGTGCGCATCGGCGGGGTTACGATCGGCGGGAAACACCCCGTCGCCGTGCAGTCGATGACCAATACCGACACCAACGACACCGCGGCCAGCGTGGCGCAGATCGAACGCATCGACCGTGCCGGGGGGCATATCGTGCGCCTGACGGCGCAGGGCCGCCGCGAGGGCGAGAACCTCGGAAACATCGTCCGGCAGCTGCGTGCCGACGGATTTTCGACGGTCGTGGTCGCTGACATCCATTTCGTCCCCGAGGTCGCGGCCGTCGCCGCGAAGTACGTCGATAAGGTGCGCATCAACCCCGGCAACTACCGCACGGACCACGGCGAGTTCGAGGCGTTGATCGAACAGTGCCGCGAGCGGGGCGTCGCCCTGCGCATCGGCGTCAACCACGGGTCGCTGGCCCGGCGTGTCTTCGACGAGTGGGGCGATACGCCGCAGGGGATGGTCGTCTCGGCGATGGAGTTCCTGCGGGTGTGCCGCGACCGGGATTTCGATCAGGTGGTCGTCTCGATGAAGTCGTCGAACACCCGCGTGATGGTCGCCGCCTACCGCCTGCTGGTCGAGGCGATGGACGCCGAGGATATGCATTATCCGATCCACCTGGGGGTCACCGAGGCCGGGAACGGCATCGAAGGGCGCGTGAAGAGCGCCGTGGGCATCGGGGCGCTGCTGGCCGACGGCATCGGCGACACGATCCGCGTGTCGCTCACCGAAGCTCCCGAGAACGAGATTCCCGTGGCGCAGCTCCTCGCGGAGCATTTCGCCGAACGTCCGGGGCGTTTCGAGGTCCTGCATCCCGAGCGTTATTCCCCGACCGAATACCGCCGCCGTTCGCGGGTGACGGAGCCCGTCGTGCACACCGAGCCGCTGGAGGGCTTCCGCGTGATCGAGGCCGTGTCGGGCAACCCGACGGCCGAACTGCGCGCCGCGATCCTGAATCTCGATGTCCCCGACGAACCGGTCGTCGTAAAGCGCCGCTATGAAGAGTCCTCGTTGGAGACCCTCGCCGTGAAGGCCGCCGCGGACCTGGGGCCCCTGCTGCTCGACGGGTTGGCCGACGGCATCTGGATCGACGCGCCGGGCTTCCCGGAAGATGCGGTCCGCGAAGTCGAGCTGACGATCCTGCAAGCCGCGCGCGTGCGCTTCTCGCATACCGAATACATCGCCTGCCCCTCGTGCGGCCGCACGCTCTACGACATCGAAAAGACCCTCGCCGACATCAAGGCGCGCACGTCGCATCTGAAAAACCTGCGCATCGGCGTCATGGGCTGCATCGTCAACGGCCCCGGCGAGATGGCCGACGCCGACTACGGCTACGTGGGCGCCGGGCCGGGCCGCATCACCCTCTACAAGGGGCGCGAGGTCGTCGAGCGCAACATCCCGCAGGAGGAGGCCCTCGACCGCCTGATCGAATTGATTCGGGCGAACGGCGACTGGCCCGCCTGAGAAGCCGCCCGCCTGAGAGGCGGGTTTCAGGGGGCGGGCGATTGCTCCGAAACGCTCTCCGTCCGGTTCTGCGCCCGCCTGAGAGGCGGGTTTTAGGGGGCGAAGGAAAGTCATTCCGTTTTCCTCCCGGTTCCGCGCTACGGGCATTTTTAATTTTAATTCTTAATTTTTAATTGTGTCAACCGTTTTACCCCTCGCATACCTCCCCTCGGTGGAGTATTTCACGCACCTCGTGCGCGGCGGCTGCGTCGTGGACCTCGGTGAGCACTTCGTGAAGCGTTCGGAGCGCAACCGGGCCCGGATTCTGGCCGCCGACGGGGTGATGGAACTCACCGTCCATGTCCGCAATGCCAACCGTCCCCGCCAGCCGGTGCGCGACGTGCGCATCGACTACTCCAAACGCTGGCAGCATCAGCATTGGGGCGCGCTGGTCGCCTCCTACAAGTCGTCGCCCTATTTCGACTTCTACGCCGAGCGGTTCGAACCTTTCTACCGCCGGGAGTGGAAATTTCTGGCCGACTACAATCTGGAACTCCTCGACGCGGTGTGCTCGCTGGCGAAGGTTCCGATGCCGGCTCTCTCCGAATCCTATGTCGATGCCGCTCCGGGCGACCTCGACCTGCGGCCCAAACGCAAAGAGGGCCCGGCGTTCGTCGCCGAGCCCTATTTCCAGGTCTTTTCCGAGCGGATGCCCTTCGCTCCTAATTTGTCGTTTGCAGACCTGCTGTTCGCCGAAGGACCTGCGTCCGTTTCGGTTTTAGCACGTTGCCGACAAGAATAGTCACGCTGTCGCGCAGCTCTCCCGCCAGGGCTTTCACCTCGACCGTCCCGTGCATGGCCACCGAATCCGTCCGGTACTGGAACGGGGCGTATTCGGTCACGGCCAGCGTGTCGCTTCCCGCAATCAACACGGGCTCCCCGGCCGACGAGTAGACGCGGAAAGCCTGCATGTCGTTGTCGCGCAGCCGGCGCCGTTTGTCCACGATGTGCAGCGTCGGTTCCTCCCGGTTCCACATCGCTTTATAGAGGTAATACGCATCCTTGCATTCGCGGCGGTTGAGCGTCACCAGCCCGGCGCCGTTGACCCCGTAGGGGCGGCGCGACGAACCGTAGTCGAACATGTTGTCGATCCAGATTCCCCAGAACAGCGAATCGTTTTGCAGGTTTTTGGCGTACTCTTCGTGGAAGCGCGTCTGATTCTCTTCGGGCATCCAGTTCGAGCGCGGTTCGGCCTGCGCCGTGTAGCTCTTGTGGCCGATGAATCCGCTGCCGCCGTAACTTACCGCCGAGCGCAGGTGCGACCAGCTCTTTTGCAGCTGATTGCGCCACAGGATCACGTCGTCGGTCGAGCCGCGCTGCCAGCCCACGTCCTGCCGCCAGACGATCAGGTCGGTGATGAAATTGATGCCGCCGTTCTGGTCGCTGCAAGCCACCGTCGGACGCGACGGGTCGAGCGCATGGGCCGCGTCGTTCAGCCGTTTGAGGTAGGGCGTCACGTCGTCGCCCCGGGGCCAGAGCCGCGAGAAGATGCCCCACATCACCACCGAAGGGTGGTTGATATTCTGGGCGATGATCTCCTGCAACTGCTCCATCCCGTTCTGCTCGAAGGCCGGCATGGCGTAATAGGCCACGTCGCCCAGGAACGACGAGCGGTGCAGCGGCGTGTCGACCCAGACCAGCATGCCCTGCTCGTCGCAGCGGTCGTAAAGGTACTGCGCATGCGGTATCACCGCCGAACGCAGGGCGTTGGCCCCGAGTGTGCGGATCTGCCGCAGGTCGGCGTCGTAATCCTCCGGCGCCAGCGTGCCGCCCGAAAGGGCGTTGTCGTGGTAGAGCGTCACGCCGTGTACGGGAATCCGCTCGCCGTTGATCGTCAGCCCGTCGGCCGTGCTGGCGGCTATCGCGCGGAAGCCCGTGCGGACCGTGACGCTGTCGGTCACGGTCTCGTCGCCGATCGTGGCCGTCACGGTGTAGAGCGCCGGCCGGTCGGGGCTCCAGAGCGCGGGATTCTCGATGGTGAAAGGTACGACGACGGGTTTGCCGTCGAGTTTTGCCCGCTGGCGTTTGGTGTAGGTGCGGACCCCGTCAGGGTCCGTGATTGCCACGTTCAGCATGCAGGAGTTGTCGCCTTTCGAGGTGATGTGCACCTCGACTTCACCCTCGACCTTCTCGGGCGTCACGCTCTGCTGCCGCACGAGCACGCCCTCCGAACCGAGGTAGAGCGGCGATATGGCCGTGCGTTCGGTGAGAATCAGTTCGGCTTCGCGGTAGATGCCTCCGTAGAGGTTCATGTCGGTCGAGGTGGGCAGCACGTCGTCGCGGTAGCTGTTGCTGACCACCACGAGCATGGCGTTGTCGGTTCCGAACCGGACCTTGTCGGTGATCTCGAAGGTGAATGCCGTGGCGCCGCCGCGGTGCGTGCCGACGTAGTTGCCGTTGACGAATAGGTCGGCCACCGACTGCACGCCGTAGAACTTCACGAACAGGCGTTTCGAGGCCCATTCGGCGGGAATGTACATGCCGTTCTGGTAGTTGCCCGTGGTTTCGAGCCAGTAGCCCTGGGCCAGCGGGTCGGTGTTCCAGCTGTGGGGCAGGGTGACGTGGCGGGCGTTGTCGGAGGTTTTCTCCGACTTGAAGAAAAATCGCCAACCTTCGTTGATCGGAAATACCTCGCGGGCGCGGGCCGTTGCGGCGAGGCCCGTGAGCAGCAGGAGAATCGCTATGTATCGTTTCATGGCAGGCTGTTTTTTAGTGTCCGGGACAAAGATAGTGAAAAGAACGGGGGGCTCCAAAACCGAATTGCATGCGGTGCGGCAAAACGCCCCGACCGATAAAAGTGTCGTTACGACATCAAAGATAATGCAAACGGAGCGTAAAATCAAATCGGATTGTAGTCGGACAGGCTTCGTTTGTGTTCGGTAGCGGTTCGGCCGCCGTTCCGGCAGGGACAAAAAAATGGCGGACCGCGCCTCTTCGGTCCGCCAAAAAGCAGGGGATATATGTGAAACTTGTTAACTAAAAAACAACTCCTTGGGTGTCATCCCCTGCGTGAGTTAGAGGAGGAGTTTCCCGGAACCGTCGGTCCCGGGAAACCGACTCCGGGTGTTATTTCTTGAAGCTGATCTTGATCGTCTTCGTGAACGGCTTCTTCTCGTAGCCCGTCACCTTGCCGGTCTTGTCCTTGACAGGCTCGTAAGCGAAACGATACTTGTAAGTTACGTCGATCGTCGCCGTCGTGGCCGCTACCGACTCGTTGCTGGCCGTTGCCGTGATGACACCGGTCTCCTTGTCGAACGTTACGCCTACGACGGGCAGGTTGTTGGCCCATTTCAGGTCGCTGTATTCGACTTCGCCATTCGTATTCGCGAATTCGTAACCGTCGGCGGCCGTAGCGAGCGTAGACAGTGCATAGTCGTCTTGGCTCTTCGCGTAGATCGGGTTTTCGAAAATATCCTTGGCGACGGGCATGACCGTGACGGTCGTCTCGCCCTCGTTGTATTCTCCGGGTTCTTTGCCGTCGGCCGACATGGCGAGTACCTTATTCACGATGTCGAACGTAACGTCCTCTTTGCCTGCGGCCGGGAGAATGATCTCGCTGCCCTGGAAGAAGTTCCACGAATCGAAGTCGATCGGGGCTACCAGCGTGATATCGAACTGCTCCGTAGCGCAAAGTTTGTCGTTCTTGTCGAACAGTTCGGCTTTGACCGTGCACGACGGCAGGATAAAGTTCTGCCAGCTCATGCTGCTGCCCGAGATCGACGGCCATTTCGAGGCGTCGCCCTTCGCATAAACGGTTTCGTAGGTCTTGTAATCGTCATTAGCGTCTTTTACCAGCGTGTAGACGACTGTCGCACCTGCCGCCTCAGCCTCTGCGGTCATATCGTATGCGCGCTTGAGGTCGATAGCGTTCAGAACGACTGCATCTCCTTTGACTCCGGCATTCAGCTCGATGAACGGATTCTTGCCTGCCGCTCCGGGCTTGAGGTACAGATCGTTGCCCTTGAGCGAGAAGATTTCGTTGGTCAGGGTGTAGGAACCTGTCAGTTTGATCTCGAAGGCTTTGTCGTCGCTGACGATGCTGCCCTTGCCCGTTCCGGTCGGTACGGTGTAGGTGTACGAAGGCTGCTTTTCCCAGTTGATATTCGTTCCGTCGAATGCGAGTTTGAGCGTTGCGCCGTTTTCGAGCGTAACCTCAGCGGGCAGAACGATCGGGTCTGCCTTGTCGTTTCCGGCTACATTTACACCGTCATAGTTCAGCGTCAAGCCATTCAGGAAAGTAGCTACGGCTGCCTTGTCTGCGAAATACTGCTTGTCGAAGAACGTTTCGTTGACTTTCTCGAACGAGATCTCATAGTCGTCACCTACCTTGGCACCCTCGTTCTTTATCTCGTAGGAGAATGCGGGCAGTCCGTTGAAGGTTACCTTACCGGAGATGTTGACGAACGTTTCGGTGGAGCCTACCTTGGGTGCGGCGGTGAAGGTTGCTTCGCCATTGCCGTTCAGCCACTTGGTTACGGTTACCGTGAGCTGCTGTGCCGATTCGGCGTTCAGCATCTTGACCGGAGCGATCGTTACGGCAGGTACGGCCTGGCCGTCCAGAACCAGTTTGCTATCCTCGGGAAGTTCCGCTACCTCTGCATCGATCGATGCGGGCAACTCATTGAACATTTCCCAGTCCATTGCCTTGTCGGCCGGAACGGTAACCGTGAACGAATAGGTGTTGCCAGCTGCATAGGTTGCATATTTCCAGTCGATCACGCCGTTGATCTCCGTCAGCTCGGCGGCCTTGTCGCCTATGATTTTGACCTGCGATTTGATACCGGTGAGCCATGCGACGCTCTTCTTATCGAAAGTAATCGTGAGATCATCGGTAATTTCGAGTACGTTGCCTACGTTGTCAACGCTCTGTTTTGCAGCGTTTTTGACGGTAATCGGCTTGTTTGCGTTGGCTTTCTCCAGCGGCTTTGCCGGATTGACCGTGAGCTGGG of the Alistipes senegalensis JC50 genome contains:
- a CDS encoding DUF3108 domain-containing protein, producing the protein MKRFLTLILLLAAASPLAAQLYHPGEQLFYRVSYKAKMFPNTEVGAVEVKTSEENADGQTRYKVEGIGRTLPTYRWFFNLEDIYTVWIDTASLRPVRFESDIREGDYTFQSYYTYVWPDSTIHTRWRSRKNPFNEKQMRLTQESMDPIALFFSLRSATAEDFRVGEPATLQMVLQDTIRHLHYRYLGRENKKIRNMGRFRTLKFECQLGTTEGYSFTDGTIFTIWISDDENKIPLYIESPVKVGSINAYISGYKGLKYPVSSLMK
- the recG gene encoding ATP-dependent DNA helicase RecG gives rise to the protein MDILDNDIKFVAGVGEARAKLLERELGIRTLGDMLSHYPFRYIDRTRVYRISEITDAAGLSYVQFRARVTGVAYAGTGRKRRFTAFVQDPTGSAELVWFQGVKWIEKRIEVGREYLVFGRPSFYRGELSMAHPELETMEQALSRKAESGMQGIYPSTEKLGNVLGAKGMYQIICNAWALAKDRIADPMPEAVRAKYGLIPLREAIYNVHFPQSQELLRQAQYRLKFDELLGVQLNIQQRRTERLAKSNGFLFPKVGGVFNTFYNEKLPFPLTGAQKRVIKEIRQDTVTGFQMNRLLQGDVGSGKTLVALMTMLLAVDNGYQACMMAPTEILARQHFATICRMLEGMDVKTAILTGASKAKERRTALEGIASGEVDILIGTHALIEDRVRFANLGFVVIDEQHRFGVEQRARLWTKNEQPPHILVMTATPIPRTLAMTMYGDLDVSVIDELPPGRRPIKTFHYTDAARLKLFGFMRKEIAKGRQIYVVYPLIKESEAMDYKDLTDGYEAISRDFPLPQYVTAICHGKMKPADKEESMRQFKSGEAQILVATSVIEVGVDVPNATVMVIESAERFGLSQLHQLRGRVGRGGEQSYCILMSGEKLSRESRARLDAMCETNDGFRLAELDLKLRGSGDINGTMQSGMAFDLKIASPTADVQILTVSREAAAGILAADPALAHPANRGLEALRRRYSGREEIDFSRIS
- a CDS encoding radical SAM-associated putative lipoprotein, with product MKEKLLLAAASLLGFATACENKRTVDMYGTPYFDYKVKGKVTDKEGAPVKGIEVGSQDAGPVTSGSDGSYELSGREWSFRQTTLTFTDIDGPENGGEFTEKKVTVEFTEADRTGKGKGWYEGTFSRSGVDAALEKKE
- the ispG gene encoding (E)-4-hydroxy-3-methylbut-2-enyl-diphosphate synthase — protein: MNLSEFRRRPACEVRIGGVTIGGKHPVAVQSMTNTDTNDTAASVAQIERIDRAGGHIVRLTAQGRREGENLGNIVRQLRADGFSTVVVADIHFVPEVAAVAAKYVDKVRINPGNYRTDHGEFEALIEQCRERGVALRIGVNHGSLARRVFDEWGDTPQGMVVSAMEFLRVCRDRDFDQVVVSMKSSNTRVMVAAYRLLVEAMDAEDMHYPIHLGVTEAGNGIEGRVKSAVGIGALLADGIGDTIRVSLTEAPENEIPVAQLLAEHFAERPGRFEVLHPERYSPTEYRRRSRVTEPVVHTEPLEGFRVIEAVSGNPTAELRAAILNLDVPDEPVVVKRRYEESSLETLAVKAAADLGPLLLDGLADGIWIDAPGFPEDAVREVELTILQAARVRFSHTEYIACPSCGRTLYDIEKTLADIKARTSHLKNLRIGVMGCIVNGPGEMADADYGYVGAGPGRITLYKGREVVERNIPQEEALDRLIELIRANGDWPA
- a CDS encoding WbqC family protein; the encoded protein is MSTVLPLAYLPSVEYFTHLVRGGCVVDLGEHFVKRSERNRARILAADGVMELTVHVRNANRPRQPVRDVRIDYSKRWQHQHWGALVASYKSSPYFDFYAERFEPFYRREWKFLADYNLELLDAVCSLAKVPMPALSESYVDAAPGDLDLRPKRKEGPAFVAEPYFQVFSERMPFAPNLSFADLLFAEGPASVSVLARCRQE
- a CDS encoding glycoside hydrolase family 2 protein, whose amino-acid sequence is MKRYIAILLLLTGLAATARAREVFPINEGWRFFFKSEKTSDNARHVTLPHSWNTDPLAQGYWLETTGNYQNGMYIPAEWASKRLFVKFYGVQSVADLFVNGNYVGTHRGGATAFTFEITDKVRFGTDNAMLVVVSNSYRDDVLPTSTDMNLYGGIYREAELILTERTAISPLYLGSEGVLVRQQSVTPEKVEGEVEVHITSKGDNSCMLNVAITDPDGVRTYTKRQRAKLDGKPVVVPFTIENPALWSPDRPALYTVTATIGDETVTDSVTVRTGFRAIAASTADGLTINGERIPVHGVTLYHDNALSGGTLAPEDYDADLRQIRTLGANALRSAVIPHAQYLYDRCDEQGMLVWVDTPLHRSSFLGDVAYYAMPAFEQNGMEQLQEIIAQNINHPSVVMWGIFSRLWPRGDDVTPYLKRLNDAAHALDPSRPTVACSDQNGGINFITDLIVWRQDVGWQRGSTDDVILWRNQLQKSWSHLRSAVSYGGSGFIGHKSYTAQAEPRSNWMPEENQTRFHEEYAKNLQNDSLFWGIWIDNMFDYGSSRRPYGVNGAGLVTLNRRECKDAYYLYKAMWNREEPTLHIVDKRRRLRDNDMQAFRVYSSAGEPVLIAGSDTLAVTEYAPFQYRTDSVAMHGTVEVKALAGELRDSVTILVGNVLKPKRTQVLRRTAGLQTTN